The Vibrio sp. 10N DNA window GACTGGAGCATGAAATTTTTGAGGGTAAGAGCAGTTGCAGTTCATTTGCGGTGGGACACCATTTTACCTTTTCTGATCACGAAGACAGAAGTTTGGTTGGTCGCAGCTATCTGATTACGAGCCTTAACCTGCGTGTAGAAATTGCCAATCAAGTTGGCGCTAACAAGCCAAGTAAGCAGGTGATAGAGAATCACTTTCGATGCATACCCGCAGATACTTTGTTTCGCTCGACTCCAACGTGCTCTAAGCCCACGATTATGGGCGTACAAACAGCCTTAGTAACCGGAGAAGAAGGCGAAGAGGTGTGTGTCGATGAGTATGGCCGCATCAAAGTGCTGTTTCATTGGGATAGGGAAGGAAACGCCAACAATCAGAGCTCATGTTGGGTGCGCGTGGTTCAATCATGGGCAGGCAATGGTTATGGGGCTAGCTTCTGGCCTAGAGTTGGTCACGAAGTATTAGTGAGCTTTTTAGAAGGGGATCCGGATCAACCTGTGATCACTGGTACTTTGCACAACGGTAATCAGCATCCTCCGTACTCACTGCCCAGCCAAAAGTTTACATCAGGGATCAAAACTCGATCCGCTGAGGGCTCTGCAAGCAATTTCAATGAACTTCGATTTGTTGATAAAAAAGGAGAGGAATTACTTTATCTTCAGGCTGAAAAAACGATGCAAACTCAAGTAAAAGAGAGTTGTATTGAACAGATAGAGAAGGATCTTCAATCTAGGGTTGGCGGGAATTGGACGTTGAACGTGGGTGATAGCTCGAAAGTAGAGACGGGATCGTCAGTAGAACTGTTGGCGGGAGAGTCGATTACGATCAAAACTGGCAGCGCCTCAATTACGTTATCGAGTGGGGGCGAGATAGACATTAAGGGCTCATCAATCAAGATTAATGGTAGTGACATTGCGTTGAGCGCTGGCTCGATTGCATTGAATTAGCGTGTGGTTTTCTTATTTCGTGAGTTTTCGATGTGAAGCTGGTGGTGAGCTGAAATGATTTTCTCAATT harbors:
- a CDS encoding type VI secretion system Vgr family protein; translated protein: MLLTQDANTIQIETSLGKDRLYLSKFDLVEQMSAPFSITVSCFTSGVEINQRDIIGKSAHITLKYQQGHLPVERYFHGVIHKVRGLGRRTPSGSGGVEFRDYEFVIQPQLAFLRQRKNCRIYQKQSVIDIVSELLAEHGVKFALDTKAMYPKLEYKVQYDESDFDFVQRLLRDAGLFYFFEHKKTDHILVLADSVTAYRQAEESYVAYTTGTLAENHIHSWSDSLTIPPGKNTHQAYDFLNPDVKPSGDANNSSLASQQTSTEVFSYVAESEKKADLNHASDIELAGLRLEHEIFEGKSSCSSFAVGHHFTFSDHEDRSLVGRSYLITSLNLRVEIANQVGANKPSKQVIENHFRCIPADTLFRSTPTCSKPTIMGVQTALVTGEEGEEVCVDEYGRIKVLFHWDREGNANNQSSCWVRVVQSWAGNGYGASFWPRVGHEVLVSFLEGDPDQPVITGTLHNGNQHPPYSLPSQKFTSGIKTRSAEGSASNFNELRFVDKKGEELLYLQAEKTMQTQVKESCIEQIEKDLQSRVGGNWTLNVGDSSKVETGSSVELLAGESITIKTGSASITLSSGGEIDIKGSSIKINGSDIALSAGSIALN